One region of Bacillota bacterium genomic DNA includes:
- the def gene encoding peptide deformylase encodes MAILPIRKVPDPVLRQKARPVQRVTRRHRRLIEDMKETMYDAPGVGLAANQVGVLERVIVVDPGDRFMALINPEILEAEGKSVDVEGCLSIPGITGYVERAQTVRVRALDERGHPVEFQAEGYLARIIQHEVDHLDGVLFTDRATSLVQEQEQEQEQQRSEAAVSAPRPDGAASGRAVP; translated from the coding sequence GTGGCCATCCTGCCCATTCGAAAGGTGCCGGATCCGGTGCTGCGTCAGAAGGCCAGGCCGGTCCAGCGAGTGACCCGGCGCCACCGGCGGCTCATCGAAGACATGAAGGAGACCATGTATGACGCACCCGGCGTCGGGCTGGCAGCCAACCAGGTGGGCGTGCTGGAGCGGGTGATCGTGGTCGACCCGGGGGACCGGTTCATGGCGCTCATCAACCCGGAAATCCTGGAAGCTGAAGGCAAGAGCGTGGACGTCGAGGGGTGTCTCAGCATCCCGGGCATCACCGGGTACGTCGAACGGGCGCAGACCGTTCGGGTGCGCGCCCTCGACGAGCGAGGGCACCCCGTCGAGTTTCAGGCCGAGGGGTACCTGGCGCGCATCATCCAGCACGAGGTGGACCACCTGGACGGGGTGCTGTTCACCGACCGCGCCACCAGCCTGGTGCAAGAGCAAGAACAGGAGCAGGAGCAGCAGAGAAGCGAGGCGGCGGTCAGCGCGCCTCGCCCGGACGGTGCCGCTTCCGGGAGGGCCGTGCCGTGA